A section of the Salvelinus alpinus chromosome 36, SLU_Salpinus.1, whole genome shotgun sequence genome encodes:
- the LOC139565077 gene encoding nucleoplasmin-like — protein MDLSLSPSVSDTVCVLWGCELNDTQRKAVFEIAEDLLEHQFFIRTMCLSAEASKEMHVVEVQDRVGEYSKPVPIATLHPMCQPMVSFSGFELMPPVIFNLRSGQGPLFISGQHLTLVYEEEEEEKGVFSSTPPLDHSGLQ, from the exons ATGGATCTCTCCCTTTCACCCTCTGTTTCTGACACTGTCTGTGTGCTCTGGG GCTGTGAACTGAATGATACCCAGAGAAAGGCAGTGTTTGAAATAGCGGAGGATTTGTTGGAGCATCAATTCTTTATCCGAACG ATGTGTCTGAGTGCAGAGGCCAGTAAGGAGATGCATGTAGTGGAGGTACAGGACAGAGTTGGGGAATACAGCAAGCCAGTGCCCATTGCCACTCTTCACCCTATGTGCCAACCTATGGTCAGTTTCAGTGGGTTTGAGCTCATGCCACCTGTCATCTTCAACCTTCGGTCTGGGCAGGGCCCCCTCTTCATTTCTGGACAGCATTTGACAT TGgtctatgaggaggaggaggaggagaagggggtcTTCTCATCAACACCCCCACTTG ATCACAGTGGTCTTCAATAA
- the LOC139565075 gene encoding butyrophilin subfamily 1 member A1-like isoform X2 yields the protein MMQCFHFIVEPVKNITAKLKESRKREKNEKREPLEENQLFIVELARDLNRVCQRSEVLGNIWKLEDIWPTPLCRAFILEWASLLESKKRPMQSDGWPEESEWREQDLFSENEMENAKRTIINWTKDLRAQPEQSVWPGEAVAQVLEDLQAAWRSRNMPNLLTAMELLMWVLLTQGLDKEAIPQQWLIWKQRTQKIGAARYIPHSVWDWISNAAVEISLDLDTANPDLLISNDEKKMRCGFERKDVPNYHQRFDGWWCATGVEGFNSGRHYWEVEVGERDFRLGVAKESALRKGFKSLNTDTGYLTLRLERGTELKALTVPFTALPPGLIPRKVAVYLDYDQGQLSFYDVDSRSHIYTYNESFNEKLFPLFGTTEIIKDLVIKSPGSKAYCLCPSLCLWG from the exons ATGATGCAGTGTTTCCACTTTATAGTCGAGCCGGTCAAGAACATCACAGCCAAGCTTAAG GAATCTCGCAAGAGGGAAAAGAATGAGAAGAGAGAGCCACTGGAAGAGAATCAGCTGTTTATAGTGGAGCTGGCTAGAGACCTCAATCGAGTGTGCCAG AGGTCTGAGGTGCTGGGGAACATCTGGAAACTAGAGGACATCtggcccactcctctttgcagggCCTTCATCCTGGAGTGGGCGTCTCTGCTGGAGAGCAAG AAGAGGCCCATGCAGTCGGATGGCTGGCCAGAGGAGAGCGAGTGGAGGGAGCAGGACCTGTTCAGTGAGAATGAGATGGAGAACGCTAAGAGGACCATCATCAACTGGACCAAGGACCTGAGAGCCCAACCTGAGCAAAGTGTGTGGCCTGGGGAGGCTGTGGCTCAAGTTCTGGAGGACCTCCAGGCTGCATGGAGGAGTCGCAACATGCCCAACCTCCTGACAGCCATGGAACTGCTCATGTGGGTCTTACTGACACAGGGCCTAGACAAG GAAGCCATCCCTCAACAGTGGCTCATATGGAAGCAGAGGACTCAGAAGATAGGTGCTGCCCGCTACATTCCTCACTCAG TATGGGACTGGATCTCTAATGCAGCAGTGGAGATTTCCCTTGACCTGGACACGGCCAACCCTGACCTGCTGATCTCCAACGACGAGAAGAAGATGCGCTGCGGCTTCGAGAGAAAGGATGTGCCAAACTACCACCAGCGCTTCGATGGCTGGTGGTGCGCCACAGGGGTGGAGGGTTTCAACTCTGGTCGCCACTActgggaggtggaggtgggggagcGGGACTTTCGGCTGGGTGTGGCCAAGGAGTCAGCCCTGAGGAAGGGCTTCAAGTCCCTGAACACAGACACGGGCTACCTGACCCTGCGCCTAGAGAGGGGCACGGAGCTCAAGGCCCTGACTGTGCCCTTCACTGCCCTGCCGCCTGGTCTCATCCCCCGCAAGGTGGCCGTCTACCTGGACTACGACCAGGGCCAGCTGTCCTTCTACGACGTAGACAGCCGCTCCCACATCTACACCTACAATGAGAGCTTCAACGAGAAGCTGTTCCCTCTGTTCGGCACGACGGAGATCATTAAGGACCTGGTGATCAAGTCCCCTGGGAGCAAGGCCTATTGCCTCTGTCCCTCCCTGTGCCTGTGGGGCTGA
- the LOC139565075 gene encoding butyrophilin subfamily 1 member A1-like isoform X1 yields the protein MMQCFHFIVEPVKNITAKLKESRKREKNEKREPLEENQLFIVELARDLNRVCQRSEVLGNIWKLEDIWPTPLCRAFILEWASLLESKQKRPMQSDGWPEESEWREQDLFSENEMENAKRTIINWTKDLRAQPEQSVWPGEAVAQVLEDLQAAWRSRNMPNLLTAMELLMWVLLTQGLDKEAIPQQWLIWKQRTQKIGAARYIPHSVWDWISNAAVEISLDLDTANPDLLISNDEKKMRCGFERKDVPNYHQRFDGWWCATGVEGFNSGRHYWEVEVGERDFRLGVAKESALRKGFKSLNTDTGYLTLRLERGTELKALTVPFTALPPGLIPRKVAVYLDYDQGQLSFYDVDSRSHIYTYNESFNEKLFPLFGTTEIIKDLVIKSPGSKAYCLCPSLCLWG from the exons ATGATGCAGTGTTTCCACTTTATAGTCGAGCCGGTCAAGAACATCACAGCCAAGCTTAAG GAATCTCGCAAGAGGGAAAAGAATGAGAAGAGAGAGCCACTGGAAGAGAATCAGCTGTTTATAGTGGAGCTGGCTAGAGACCTCAATCGAGTGTGCCAG AGGTCTGAGGTGCTGGGGAACATCTGGAAACTAGAGGACATCtggcccactcctctttgcagggCCTTCATCCTGGAGTGGGCGTCTCTGCTGGAGAGCAAG CAGAAGAGGCCCATGCAGTCGGATGGCTGGCCAGAGGAGAGCGAGTGGAGGGAGCAGGACCTGTTCAGTGAGAATGAGATGGAGAACGCTAAGAGGACCATCATCAACTGGACCAAGGACCTGAGAGCCCAACCTGAGCAAAGTGTGTGGCCTGGGGAGGCTGTGGCTCAAGTTCTGGAGGACCTCCAGGCTGCATGGAGGAGTCGCAACATGCCCAACCTCCTGACAGCCATGGAACTGCTCATGTGGGTCTTACTGACACAGGGCCTAGACAAG GAAGCCATCCCTCAACAGTGGCTCATATGGAAGCAGAGGACTCAGAAGATAGGTGCTGCCCGCTACATTCCTCACTCAG TATGGGACTGGATCTCTAATGCAGCAGTGGAGATTTCCCTTGACCTGGACACGGCCAACCCTGACCTGCTGATCTCCAACGACGAGAAGAAGATGCGCTGCGGCTTCGAGAGAAAGGATGTGCCAAACTACCACCAGCGCTTCGATGGCTGGTGGTGCGCCACAGGGGTGGAGGGTTTCAACTCTGGTCGCCACTActgggaggtggaggtgggggagcGGGACTTTCGGCTGGGTGTGGCCAAGGAGTCAGCCCTGAGGAAGGGCTTCAAGTCCCTGAACACAGACACGGGCTACCTGACCCTGCGCCTAGAGAGGGGCACGGAGCTCAAGGCCCTGACTGTGCCCTTCACTGCCCTGCCGCCTGGTCTCATCCCCCGCAAGGTGGCCGTCTACCTGGACTACGACCAGGGCCAGCTGTCCTTCTACGACGTAGACAGCCGCTCCCACATCTACACCTACAATGAGAGCTTCAACGAGAAGCTGTTCCCTCTGTTCGGCACGACGGAGATCATTAAGGACCTGGTGATCAAGTCCCCTGGGAGCAAGGCCTATTGCCTCTGTCCCTCCCTGTGCCTGTGGGGCTGA